In Brassica napus cultivar Da-Ae chromosome A3, Da-Ae, whole genome shotgun sequence, the sequence TGGTAACAATCGTCTGAAAGCGAAAACTCGCTTTGACATTGGTAAGGAGGGTTTGATCACTTGTTCCACCAGTGCAAGAAATCCTTGCGCCTGTTGATTTTCTTCTGAAGCTGGAGGAGTCCATAGAGCAATGCCTCAGCGGTTGGAGGGCATCCAGGGACGTAGATGTCCACTGGGACAATTCTGTCACAGCCTCGAACCACTGAGTAGGAGTAGTGATAGTATCCACCTCCGTTGGCGCAGCTTCCCATTGAAATCACCCACCTTGGCTCCGGCATTTGGTCATAAACCCTGTCTCATTGTTTCCAGATATTAGAAACAAGGAACTTCTTTCAAACAGGATTAACAAGAACAGCTTTGAAAACATACACTCTTTCTCTCAATTATGCCAGATTCAAGACTGATTTGTGGGTACTTACTGTGAAGAGAGAGTTTTATACCTAAAAACTAGTTCGATCACTATGAGTTTATTCAGCATAAGAGCTAATCTAGACCAGCAACTTATAACGCTATCAATCATCTCTCAAATGCATCAAAAAGTTGCTAGTCTCAGTGGTTGATTTTTTGCGAACCCGTGGTTACTTTGGGTATTATCTATCTCAAGATAGGCCTAAAAGCATCATTGATACATAAGGTCAGCTGTCTACCAAAAAAATCCATTGGCACACGTTTGTTGACAACTAGAGTTTCATTTAAAGGTAAGCTTCATAACAtcaaacaacaataaaataaggAATCTTATCAAGTGGGTCAGGTATCAGGTTTCTTTAACAACACACCCCGCAGTAAAATGGACATCAGGTGATCCCAAAGACAACCAAGCAAGCAAGATTCTAAACATGAAGCAGAAGGAGTTACAAAACGAAACATAATAACATTGAATATCCAACCTCTAACTAGTAATAATACCAAGTCTGGTTAATGCAATCACATGATAGCTGACACTAACACATGTTTCCCCAAGCTAAATAATCTAAAATCCTCATCTCTCCCAcgcacaaaaaaagaagaagctattCTTCATCTCTGTATGCTATATTTCACCTAAGCTCATGAATtcaaaccgaaaaaaaaaatcaagtaatcTAAGCTAGAGCTAGACAATGAATACGAAAAATATGGCTCCCTAAGTCAGTCTTATATTCATACAGAATCTTTCAATTAGAAACATATCAAAGCAACACAATCAGAATACATGAATCCTAAATCTCTAGGAAAGAGATGATTCAAACCTAAGTAACCCAATCACATTTCCTGAACCCTAATTCTAACGCGCCTATCAACAAGCATCACAACACAAACGAAGATAACGAACAAATCTTCCAGAGGAAAGGGAGAGAGATTTAGAGAGGCGTACTTGCGAAGAGCGGGAGCCATCTTGTTAGTAAGCGTCCCGGCGACAATCATACAATCGGACTGACGAGGACTAGGCCTAAAGATGATACCGAATCGATCCAGATCGTAGCGAGCAGCACCGGTATGCATCATTTCCACGGCGCAGCACGCGAGGCCGAAGGTCATGGGCCAGATCGACCCCCTGCGAGCCCAGTTCATGAGATCGTCGACCTTCGAGATCACGAACTCCGCCGTCTTCGAGAGACCCGGCGGAGGAGGAGATGAGGTCGAAGGAGGACCTGGTCTGGTGTAGGAAGTCGGTGACGCCGAGGGGGAGAGAGTGGGAAGGGACGTGTGGATGTGAGAGACCGCGGCGGCGGCGCGTTGAGATTGGAGGAGGAGAGGGAGGCGCGTGACAGTGTTGCGCGTGATCATGGccatttttgagtttttttttttcctcttgtCGTGGAGTTGTGATAATCAGGCGACTCTTAAAACATTTACAGGTGGAGAAACTATTTATATTGGCATCTTTTTCACcttcttttttaactttttactgtAATTTATAATTGTCTTGGTTTAATTTAAGaccattagattaaatatatatattcttatccATTTGCCAAAACCTTGATCAAATAGATTTGAGACCATTAGATGGGATTGGATATATACTAGTTAATAGTGTAATTGATTCAGTTACTAGATATGTTTTGCTTGGTACTCTAAAGTCTAAACTATGGCTCAGGAGAAATAGAGATCAAGAGGTAAACCAGCAGGTGTATGAACATGTGCTTTGCTTCCATAAGTGGAAATGGTTATATAACAAGGAGCTTCCATAACTTCAATTATTGGGCTTTGTTGTTTTTGTCATTGCGTTGCTCTGTCAATATTAATGGGCCTTCATGTTCTCCTTCCTGAGCTTTTATCCCATTAATTGTATTTTCACAACTTCAGAGATGATGGAGTTTTGGTTGTGGCTAAATATTTCAAATGGTTAAATGAGTAAAATTTTGTAAGTTGATGTAGCTTTTTGGCTGTGGAAACTGAAAAGGGATACCTTGATATGGCTTTGATGACATGAGATTTGAAGATTAGTTCTATAATATTCGTCGTATGAAAACCACTATTTACAACACAACAGTAACCCTTCTTTGCGCAAGAAATAACAACACACACAAGAAAAACTATCTCAGGAATATTCTAAAATTGTAGGATTCACTTCGAGAAGTACGAATGTTTTTAATCTCATCTTCTGTAAACTTGAAGTAATGGAAGTGTCTACGGATGGACACGTAGTCAACATTTGCAACAACTTCCATGTAAGACAATAGCCATGATGTAGTGAATTGGATTAAAAGCAAAGAAATGTCACTAGATAATGTAAGAAACAAAACTAATGTACGTAACTTTTGAATATGCCTACACAATTTCACTACAAAACAGTATGCTAGCTTCTTTCAGCGTGTGGACGTATCTATATACTACTATTTACTACACAAATGTTGTCGGCGAAGATTTCGTGTAGAAGCATATGCATATCTACATAATGGGAAGATTCGTATATCAGATTGATGAGTGATGGTGGCGAGATGGAGACagcaacaaaattatttatttatttaatattaaccAAATCTTAAGCTAAGCTTTAAAGTTGAGTAATGGCGTCACACGTGCCCTCATTAATCAGAAATTAGGGCAACAGTTACTGTTGGTCACTTAATTCATCAAACAACCACTGCATGGTTCTTAAATGAAATCAAAAGTCTCccctctttaaaaaaaataaaagctgATAACAACAATTCAATCATATGCAAGGAAACTGCCTGGcattttagaagaaaatttaaaataagcattttttttgtaatcagtAGTGTGACCAATAGATCGAAATCAGAAGACCCcataaaataaataaccgaCTTCTATACTGTATTCCTTAATTTGTTATAAACTATTTCAAATCATTATTTCTACAACTCCATCTGGCAGTTGAGAATGTTATATTGTTAATCAAATAACAATATGTTATAATAGAATTGAACACGAACtctagaaagaagaaaaatgaacaTACACTGAAATACATGATTTCCAAGTCTTCTCTAGGTGATCATTACATCATCTGATGATAGGAACATACATATTAAAATGGTGTCCTAAATGTAAAGATTAAGAAACATGTTTGGTGGgttaatcattaaaatatttccaTGGAAAGCATAAGATAAAAagaactatatataaaaacaaaagctgGTGATAAGACGCAAGAATGCAATGGCACTAATATGTAATTATtacttagaaaataaaatataggtACATTATTCCGGTGACTAATGAGCTTTTCATTTTGAATTCGTCACACTTTTGATCTCTagatattaaattaaacaaacttTTAAATGTGACTTAAGTTATTGCGTTGCAATCaatcatataatttgaaaataagaatatagaaatataaaaatgtcaTAATCCCAACACAATGTGATTGAGAATCTTCCATCGAGTTTGTCATTACCACCATTCAAGTCAATACACGTTTGATAAATCAATGAACTTTAACTAGCACgattaaaataaatgagtaTTTATTACTCCGTAATAAAGATTGTGTGCTTGCTATATCAAGTAGTCAATGTATATCCTACGTTTCCGAAAAGTAaataaatcaatcaatcaaatgtTTAAGAGATACGGATTcttctattaaaattttaaaataatttactactccctccgtttttttatataagtcgttttacagcTATGCACGTAGACtaagaaaaccattaatttcttatattttctaaacaaaaacatcattaattatttacctaaccacaatttaaccaatagaaaaatagaagatatattattattggtcatacaatattaattattaatagattttacatagaaaaccgaaaacgacatataatttggaacaaacaaatttctctaaaacgacttatattaaaaaacggagggagtacgtTTTAACATGTTTAAAAGCTGGAATCCCCATAAATCTTAGCTTTTATATATTTCCCCGATCATTAAACCTGATTAAATGTCtttgtttgtttctatttctGTGTCATGGTCAACTTAATTATGATGCTCAGATATGGAAaatgaattataaaaagaaaatttacaaattgtgaaaatgaaaattataatcttgaccaaagaaaaaagagactataaaaaaaagaaatttcaaaGTTTAAGCCGGATTTATAATTAAGCAAAAGGGACTTATGGGCCCCGTTTTTTGTGTGTTCTCACTCTCCAATGCAATGGGCCCCGTTTTTTGCTATAGCAAAACCACACGGTGTTCATATTTCACAATAGGTAGAAAGAAGACTAAACATAAAAAGGAAAGACAACAAAAATAAGTTAAAATCCAACGGCTGAGGATTCATCATCCTGTCTCCTGGATACATCGTGTCCCGTCTGAAACCAATTAGTCATAAAGTCAACAGTACGCGgacttttttttctaaaaccacGATTCTTTATTTTGACCCCATTACTATTATATGTATCAATATTGCCCCTCCGTTCGAAGACAAAGTTTTTACTCCCGTCTTTTACCTTCATTCTTCATATTCATAAAGTccttatgaaaatataaataaggtACACATACGTGTCCATGAAAAATAACggaaaagaaagtaaaaaatagaggtCGCCGACATGTTTTGGGTTTAGTAGAGTAGAATAAAAAGAGCGTGGGATCAATTTGAACGATTAAGAAAATATAGGGGGGTGCAAATGTAAAATACAGAAGAGGAATAAAAAACTGTCGGTCCCTTAACCAAGGGGGGTTAAGTTGATCATGGTATCTAGTTAGTCAGTCCCctgtgattttatatttttaagcaGGTCCGTCATCCTACATTAAACCCGAGTCGACCGTCGGTGACTCATTACGGGTCGCGCAACgagttttttgttatttttttttaatattttaagtcACAAGTCTTCTATTTATAAACAGAAAAACGAAGATAGCCATCGTTTTggtgagagagaagagagaagttCATGGAAAGATAGATAAAACTCagcttattttgaaaatatacagaggagagagatagagatagagatagagagagagagagagggagatggGGGATTCAAGCGGTTCTGTCTCCATTGATATGGAGGCAATGTCTCTTGGAGGACAGGTAAAATGATCTTACGAGCTTCTGTGTTCTGTAAAAAGCTCTTAGGATTCTGTTTGGTTGATGTTACGGGATGAACACGATAGAAGAAATGGtagtttattgattttttttattgcttTCTGCATTCTTTGAGCTGCtttataaaaagttattatttatcCATTATTTATATggcttttaattattaattatcccCTGCTTTAGTTTTGATTATGATAAGAGGGTTTAGCAAATTTCTGGAATCGCTTTGTAACAAAACAATGGCTGAGGAAATGTTTCTTTATTGTTTGGAGCTGAAACTGGAATGACACTTTTGTTGTGTCGGTAAATATATCGAAATGGTGTTGTCTGATCATCTGGTTCGTTGATTCTGCTTTAGGTTTGGTCTTTTCATGTCTTTCTCCAATGCATGTCTCAATTTATCTGGAACGTGTGTATATTTGATCTACTAATCCCATATATAATACAACACTTCTTGGatcacttttaaaaaaaattctaaggaTTGTATTTTTATTCTCATTGTTTTGGTTCTTATGGTAATTTTTTGTATGATCCCTTTTGATGTATCCGTATCTACTGGTTATGAGTATGTGATTTTAATGGGAAGCGTTGGTactcattttaaaaattatttgtttttttctaaatcaaGTAAATAATATCACAAGAGGAATGAACGTTATAGGTGAAGGTGGTCCTAATCTATGCAATATTCATTTATTTCATAGAGTAATTGCTTACTGAATTAAATTCTACTTTCATATAGGAACACCTTGTGGAGACTACCTATGGCCCGGTATGTGTTGCCGTTTGTGGAGATCCTGATAAACCTGCTCTTATCACATATCCTGATGTTGCTCTTAATTGTAAGCACTATAATTCTTCATCTCTAGCTACTTATGTTCAGTTATGCTTGTTTGTAATATTTTGAGTTGGTGCTTGATTGTAATATTTTGCGTTCGTCTTGATGCAGATATGTTCTCTTTCCAAGGGTTGTTGTTTTGTCCAGAAGCTAGTTCCTTGTTACTCCATAACTTTTGCATATACCACATCAGTCCTATTGGCCATGAGGTTGGTAACTCATGTTTAACTGCTATGACATTCCTTTTTTTATAATGCAATTCATATCCCTTATTACATCGATTTTTTCAAGAGTCATTGCAGTTGGGAGCTCCAGTGATCGGTGTTGATGCTCCTTTGCTCTCAGCTGATGACTTAGCAGACCAGATAGTCGAGGTTCTTAACTATTTCGGGTAAATATTCACATAAGTTTTATTTGTGAATGTTTAGTTTATTAAGCTGCTTATAttcttgttgttttaaaaaaaaaatctaatttcctTTTACTTTATTGCTTATTGGCTCTTATCCAGACTTGGTGCAGTAATGTGTATGGGTGTCACGGCAGGAGCTTACATTCTGACCTTATTTGCTGTAAGTATTTATGATCTGATAGTAAAAGTACATTTCTTACGCATATAATTTTTGATATctagttttttaaattttccttGAAACTTTAATTATTCCAGATGAAGTACAGGCAGAGAGTTCTGGGATTAATACTCGTCTCTCCACTGTGCCAAGCGCCTTCTTGGTCTGAATGGTTGTGCAATAAGGTTTGTTTCTTCTCACAATGGCATCTTCGTTGGTGGTTACGAACTTGATTATCTAATTCTCATatcatatattttcataattttatgcAGGTTATGTCTAATTTACTTTACTACTATGGCATGTGTGGGGTGGTTAAAGAATTGTTACTTAAACGGTACTTCAGCAAGGTATTATCTCAGTTCTCATGTACTAATACTATAAAGTttcttgtaaatatttttttgcatttgtATAATACACAGAAAAATGATATGGTTTTACATATGTTATTATAGGAAGTTCGTGGTAATGCTCAAGTTCCAGAATCTGATATTGTTCAAGAATGCAGAAGAGTTAGTAACAtcttctcttctcctttgtttttctttgcaaCTCTCTTGACATTTttggaaattaaaatttatatgttgtgTTCTCTCTACTATACAGTTGCTTTGCGAGCGGCAGAGTACAAATGTATGGAGATACCTTGAAGCAATCAACGGGTAGTTATCATCGTTACTCTCTGTTGTTTTCATTAttaacctgaaaaaaaaaacagtatcttataaatatatattggtaTGGTGTTGTGAATACACAGGAGAGTGGATCTAAGCGAAGGGTTAAGGAAACTACAATGCAGAACTTTAATATTCATCGGCGAAAACTCAGCCTACCACTCAGAAGCCGTTCACATGACCACAAAGCTAGACAGACGATACGGC encodes:
- the LOC106429796 gene encoding protein NDL2 isoform X1: MGDSSGSVSIDMEAMSLGGQEHLVETTYGPVCVAVCGDPDKPALITYPDVALNYMFSFQGLLFCPEASSLLLHNFCIYHISPIGHESLQLGAPVIGVDAPLLSADDLADQIVEVLNYFGLGAVMCMGVTAGAYILTLFAMKYRQRVLGLILVSPLCQAPSWSEWLCNKVMSNLLYYYGMCGVVKELLLKRYFSKEVRGNAQVPESDIVQECRRLLCERQSTNVWRYLEAINGRVDLSEGLRKLQCRTLIFIGENSAYHSEAVHMTTKLDRRYGALVEVQGSGSLVTEEQPQAMVIPMEYFLMGYGLYRPTQSVSPRSPLSPTRISPELLSPENMGLKLKPIKTRLAL
- the LOC106429819 gene encoding NADH dehydrogenase [ubiquinone] iron-sulfur protein 7, mitochondrial, which produces MAMITRNTVTRLPLLLQSQRAAAAVSHIHTSLPTLSPSASPTSYTRPGPPSTSSPPPPGLSKTAEFVISKVDDLMNWARRGSIWPMTFGLACCAVEMMHTGAARYDLDRFGIIFRPSPRQSDCMIVAGTLTNKMAPALRKVYDQMPEPRWVISMGSCANGGGYYHYSYSVVRGCDRIVPVDIYVPGCPPTAEALLYGLLQLQKKINRRKDFLHWWNK
- the LOC106429796 gene encoding protein NDL2 isoform X2, whose translation is MGDSSGSVSIDMEAMSLGGQEHLVETTYGPVCVAVCGDPDKPALITYPDVALNYMFSFQGLLFCPEASSLLLHNFCIYHISPIGHELGAPVIGVDAPLLSADDLADQIVEVLNYFGLGAVMCMGVTAGAYILTLFAMKYRQRVLGLILVSPLCQAPSWSEWLCNKVMSNLLYYYGMCGVVKELLLKRYFSKEVRGNAQVPESDIVQECRRLLCERQSTNVWRYLEAINGRVDLSEGLRKLQCRTLIFIGENSAYHSEAVHMTTKLDRRYGALVEVQGSGSLVTEEQPQAMVIPMEYFLMGYGLYRPTQSVSPRSPLSPTRISPELLSPENMGLKLKPIKTRLAL